Proteins from a single region of Verrucosispora sp. NA02020:
- a CDS encoding PLP-dependent aminotransferase family protein: MASQVRGAQLARLLGQWHALPGRRRSPDYAALAGAVRGLLADGRLPLGVRLPAERDLAEALRISRTTVTAAYRELRDSGHLSSRRGAGSWTRLPGTHRVAPNGLWTPLDDRDMIDLGVAALAAPPELLPAAQAATEDLPRYLGGAGYHPTGIIELREAVAQGYTDRGLPTSPDQIMVTNGTQHALDLVLRLALAPGSGVLVESPSYPNALAALAARRARITTHGLAADATGWDADLMLGSLRQVRPRVAYLIPDFQNPTGHLMEADLRERLVSTAHAVGTDLVIDESFVDLPLDGTVLPPPTASFDRHSRVVSIGGMSKPFWGGLRIGWIRASAPQVQRLAAARVGVDMSSPVLDQLVAVHLLAAAPGIVAARRTQLAVQRDALLGALADRLPEWRVTVPRGGVTLWAELDGPISSALARATEEVGVRLAPGPRFGLDGTLERFLRLPFTLPAGDLVEAVGRIAAVRYDLDRTGLPRWREPSVIA; encoded by the coding sequence ATGGCGAGTCAGGTGCGTGGAGCGCAATTGGCCCGACTGCTCGGCCAGTGGCATGCGCTGCCCGGTCGGCGGCGCAGTCCCGACTACGCCGCGCTGGCCGGCGCGGTACGCGGCCTGCTCGCTGACGGGCGGCTGCCGCTGGGCGTACGCCTGCCGGCGGAACGGGATCTGGCCGAGGCGCTGCGGATCAGCCGGACCACCGTCACCGCCGCGTACCGCGAACTGCGTGACAGCGGGCACCTGTCCAGCCGCCGGGGTGCGGGAAGCTGGACCCGGCTGCCTGGCACACACCGGGTGGCGCCGAACGGTCTCTGGACCCCGCTCGACGACCGGGACATGATCGACCTGGGGGTGGCGGCGCTGGCCGCCCCGCCGGAGCTGCTGCCGGCAGCCCAGGCCGCGACCGAGGACCTGCCCCGCTACCTCGGCGGGGCCGGCTACCACCCGACCGGCATCATCGAGCTGCGGGAGGCGGTGGCCCAGGGTTACACCGACCGGGGACTGCCCACCTCACCCGACCAGATCATGGTCACCAACGGCACCCAGCACGCCCTGGACCTGGTGCTCCGGCTGGCCCTGGCGCCGGGCAGCGGGGTGCTGGTCGAGTCACCGAGCTACCCCAACGCGCTGGCCGCACTGGCCGCCCGACGGGCCCGGATCACCACCCACGGACTGGCCGCCGACGCCACCGGCTGGGACGCCGACCTGATGCTCGGCTCGCTGCGGCAGGTCCGCCCCCGGGTGGCCTACCTGATCCCGGACTTCCAGAACCCGACCGGGCATCTGATGGAGGCGGACCTGCGCGAGCGTCTGGTCTCCACCGCCCACGCCGTCGGCACCGACCTGGTGATCGACGAGTCCTTCGTGGACCTGCCGCTGGACGGCACCGTGCTGCCGCCGCCGACCGCGAGCTTCGACCGGCACTCCCGGGTGGTCAGCATCGGCGGCATGAGCAAGCCCTTCTGGGGCGGTCTGCGGATCGGCTGGATCCGGGCCTCCGCGCCGCAGGTGCAGCGGCTGGCCGCAGCCCGGGTCGGCGTCGACATGTCCAGCCCGGTGCTCGACCAACTCGTCGCCGTGCACCTGCTGGCCGCCGCGCCGGGCATCGTCGCCGCCCGGCGTACGCAACTGGCGGTGCAACGGGACGCGTTGCTCGGTGCGCTGGCCGACCGGCTGCCGGAGTGGCGGGTCACCGTGCCGCGCGGCGGCGTGACGCTCTGGGCCGAGCTGGACGGCCCGATCTCCAGCGCGCTGGCGCGGGCGACCGAGGAGGTCGGCGTACGCCTGGCACCCGGACCCCGGTTCGGCCTGGACGGCACGTTGGAACGCTTCCTGCGGCTGCCCTTCACCCTGCCCGCCGGGGACCTGGTCGAGGCGGTGGGTCGGATCGCCGCGGTCCGCTACGACCTGGACCGGACCGGGCTGCCCCGGTGGCGGGAGCCGAGCGTCATCGCCTGA
- a CDS encoding YitT family protein has translation MTLIGNLRHRPVRRLTQLHVGLALYGFSMALMIRSELGLNPWDVFHQGLSRLTGLTMGTTVILVGALVLLTWIPLRQRPGIGTVANVVVIGLAVDATLALLPTGGPLPVRVALLVAGIVGNGIATALYLGARLGPGPRDGLMTGLAARRPGWSLRLVRTAIEIAVLAVGWLLGGTVGLGTVAYALTIGPLAQFFLPVFDTPEPGPAPVGTAPAT, from the coding sequence GTGACCCTGATTGGCAACCTCCGCCACCGGCCGGTCCGGCGACTGACCCAACTGCACGTCGGCCTCGCCCTCTACGGCTTCAGCATGGCGCTGATGATCCGTTCCGAGCTGGGCCTGAACCCCTGGGACGTGTTCCACCAGGGCCTCTCCCGGCTGACCGGGCTGACCATGGGCACCACGGTCATCCTGGTGGGCGCCCTGGTGCTGCTGACCTGGATCCCGCTGCGGCAGCGCCCCGGCATCGGCACCGTGGCCAACGTGGTGGTGATCGGCCTGGCCGTCGACGCGACGCTGGCCCTGCTGCCCACCGGTGGGCCGCTGCCGGTGCGCGTCGCGCTGCTGGTGGCCGGCATCGTCGGCAACGGCATCGCCACCGCCCTCTACCTCGGTGCCCGGCTCGGCCCCGGCCCCCGCGACGGGCTGATGACGGGTCTCGCCGCCCGCCGGCCCGGCTGGTCGCTGCGCCTGGTCCGCACCGCCATCGAGATCGCCGTACTCGCCGTGGGCTGGCTGCTCGGCGGGACGGTCGGTCTCGGCACCGTCGCGTACGCGCTGACCATCGGGCCCCTCGCGCAGTTCTTCCTGCCGGTCTTCGACACCCCCGAGCCGGGCCCCGCCCCGGTCGGGACCGCGCCCGCCACCTGA